A single Streptomyces sp. 2114.4 DNA region contains:
- a CDS encoding biotin carboxylase N-terminal domain-containing protein has product MIRSLLVANRGEIARRVFRTCRELGVSTVAVHSDADADAPHVREADTAVRLPGEAPADTYLRGDLLVRAARSAGADAVHPGYGFLSENAAFAAAVTEAGLAWIGPPPAAIEAMASKTRAKELMAGAGVPLLAPLDPAAATEADLPLLVKAAAGGGGRGMRLVTELGALDEELTAAKGEAAAAFGDGEVFVEPYVVGGRHVEVQILADAHGTVWTLGTRDCSLQRRHQKVIEEAPAPGLSDELRTTLHQAAEQAARAIGYRGAGTVEFLVSADGRAYFLEMNTRLQVEHPVTEAVHGLDLVALQLSIAEGHPLDAEPPRPHGHAVEARLYAEDPAAGWQPQTGTLHRLELPDGVRLDSGVTDGDTIGVHYDPMLAKVIAWAPTRDAAVRKLAGALERARIHGPVTNRDLLVRSLRHPEFTHPAALDTGFYDRNLPALTEPADAGAGLFALAAALADAHGRSRFGGFRNVPSGPQTKTYTCAGTGTAYEIRYRLGRDGLSAEDFPGVRLLALGPDEVVLEADGLRRPFTVARYGDRVHVDAPPAPGAPATAPASYAFTALPRFPDPTARTEPGSLLAPMPGTVVRIAEGLTEGDRVETGQPLLWLEAMKMEHKITAPAAGTLSALPVRTGQQVEVGALLAVVAETAEASETAEATETG; this is encoded by the coding sequence GTGATCCGTTCCCTCCTTGTCGCCAACCGCGGCGAAATAGCCCGGCGGGTCTTCCGCACCTGCCGTGAACTGGGCGTCTCCACCGTCGCCGTGCACTCGGACGCGGACGCGGACGCCCCGCACGTCCGCGAGGCGGACACCGCCGTACGGCTACCGGGCGAGGCCCCGGCCGACACCTATCTGCGGGGCGATCTGCTGGTGCGGGCCGCGCGGTCCGCGGGCGCCGACGCGGTCCACCCCGGTTACGGCTTCCTCTCCGAGAACGCCGCCTTCGCCGCCGCGGTGACCGAAGCGGGCCTGGCCTGGATCGGGCCGCCACCCGCCGCCATCGAAGCCATGGCGTCCAAGACGCGGGCCAAGGAGCTGATGGCCGGGGCCGGGGTGCCGCTGCTCGCCCCCCTTGACCCCGCGGCGGCCACCGAGGCCGATCTGCCGCTGCTGGTGAAGGCGGCGGCGGGCGGCGGCGGCCGAGGAATGCGTCTGGTCACCGAACTCGGCGCCCTGGACGAAGAGTTGACGGCGGCGAAGGGCGAGGCGGCGGCGGCGTTCGGCGACGGGGAGGTGTTCGTCGAGCCCTATGTCGTGGGCGGCCGCCATGTCGAGGTGCAGATCCTCGCCGACGCGCACGGCACGGTCTGGACGCTCGGCACCCGCGACTGCTCCCTCCAGCGCCGCCACCAGAAGGTCATCGAGGAGGCCCCGGCCCCCGGACTCTCCGACGAGCTGCGCACCACCCTCCATCAAGCGGCGGAACAGGCCGCCCGCGCCATCGGCTACCGGGGCGCGGGCACCGTGGAGTTCCTGGTCTCGGCGGACGGACGCGCGTACTTCCTGGAGATGAACACCCGCCTCCAGGTCGAACACCCGGTCACCGAGGCCGTCCACGGCCTCGATCTCGTCGCCCTCCAGCTGAGCATCGCCGAGGGCCACCCCCTGGACGCCGAACCGCCGCGCCCGCACGGACACGCCGTGGAGGCGCGGCTGTACGCGGAGGACCCGGCGGCCGGCTGGCAGCCGCAGACCGGCACCCTGCACCGCCTGGAGCTGCCCGACGGCGTCCGCCTGGACTCCGGGGTGACCGACGGCGACACCATCGGCGTCCACTACGACCCGATGCTCGCCAAGGTCATCGCCTGGGCACCCACCCGGGACGCGGCCGTACGGAAACTCGCCGGCGCCCTGGAGCGGGCCCGTATCCACGGCCCGGTCACCAACCGTGACCTGCTCGTACGCTCCCTGCGCCACCCGGAGTTCACCCACCCCGCGGCGCTGGACACCGGCTTCTACGACCGCAACCTCCCCGCACTGACCGAGCCCGCCGACGCCGGGGCCGGTCTCTTCGCGCTCGCCGCGGCACTCGCCGACGCCCACGGCCGCTCCCGCTTCGGGGGCTTCCGCAACGTCCCCTCCGGCCCGCAGACCAAGACCTACACCTGCGCGGGCACCGGCACCGCGTACGAGATCCGCTACCGGCTGGGCCGCGACGGGCTGTCGGCCGAGGACTTCCCCGGCGTCCGGCTGCTCGCCCTCGGGCCGGACGAGGTGGTGCTCGAAGCCGACGGCCTGCGCCGGCCGTTCACGGTCGCCCGCTACGGCGACCGGGTCCACGTCGACGCGCCCCCCGCCCCCGGCGCGCCCGCCACCGCGCCCGCCTCCTACGCCTTCACCGCCCTGCCCCGCTTCCCCGACCCCACGGCCCGTACGGAGCCCGGCTCGCTGCTGGCGCCGATGCCCGGCACGGTCGTACGGATCGCGGAAGGCCTCACCGAGGGCGACCGGGTCGAGACGGGCCAACCCCTTCTCTGGCTGGAGGCGATGAAGATGGAACACAAGATCACCGCCCCGGCCGCCGGCACCCTCTCCGCGCTGCCCGTCCGCACCGGACAACAGGTGGAGGTCGGGGCCCTGCTGGCCGTGGTGGCCGAGACGGCCGAGGCATCCGAGACGGCCGAGGCGACCGAGACGGGCTGA
- a CDS encoding acyl-CoA dehydrogenase family protein — MSNRVIETEEQRALRDAVAALGKRYGRDYVTRVVAEGTHTDELWAEAAKLGYLGVNLPEEYGGGGGGIVELSLVLEELGAAGCPLLMMVVSPAICGTVLARFGTDDQKRTWLPGLADGSRKMAFGITEPDAGSNSHRITTTARKEGSDWVLNGRKVFISGVDIADATLIVGRTEDARTGRLKPCLFIVPRETPGFGRRPIAMELAAPEKQFEVTLDEVRLPAEALVGDEDAGLLQLFAGLNPERIMTAAFALGMGRYALGRALDYARTRQVWKEPIGAHQAVAHPLAQAHIELELARLMMQKAAHLYDAGDDMGAGEAANMAKYAAAEAAVHAVDQAVHTLGGNGLTQEYGLASLITAARVARIAPVSREMILNYISHQSLGLPKSY; from the coding sequence ATGAGCAACCGTGTGATCGAGACCGAGGAACAGCGCGCCCTGCGCGACGCCGTCGCCGCGCTCGGCAAACGCTACGGCCGCGACTACGTCACCCGGGTCGTGGCCGAGGGCACGCACACCGACGAACTGTGGGCGGAGGCCGCCAAGCTGGGCTACCTGGGCGTCAACCTCCCCGAGGAGTACGGCGGGGGAGGCGGCGGCATCGTCGAACTCTCCCTCGTCCTGGAGGAGCTGGGGGCGGCCGGCTGCCCCCTTCTGATGATGGTTGTCTCGCCCGCCATCTGCGGCACGGTCCTCGCCCGGTTCGGTACCGACGACCAGAAGCGGACCTGGCTGCCCGGCCTCGCCGACGGCTCCCGCAAGATGGCCTTCGGCATCACCGAGCCGGACGCCGGCTCCAACTCGCACCGCATCACGACCACCGCCCGCAAGGAGGGCAGCGACTGGGTCCTCAACGGCCGCAAGGTCTTCATCTCGGGCGTCGACATCGCCGACGCGACCCTGATCGTCGGCCGTACCGAGGACGCCCGCACCGGCCGCCTCAAGCCCTGCCTGTTCATCGTCCCGCGCGAGACCCCCGGCTTCGGCCGCCGCCCGATCGCGATGGAACTCGCCGCCCCGGAGAAGCAGTTCGAAGTGACCCTGGACGAGGTCCGGCTGCCCGCCGAGGCGCTGGTCGGTGACGAGGACGCCGGGCTCCTCCAGCTCTTCGCGGGGCTCAACCCGGAGCGGATCATGACCGCCGCGTTCGCCCTGGGAATGGGCCGCTACGCCCTCGGCCGGGCTCTCGACTACGCCCGTACCCGCCAGGTGTGGAAGGAGCCCATCGGCGCCCACCAGGCCGTGGCCCACCCCCTCGCCCAGGCCCATATCGAGCTGGAACTCGCCCGGTTGATGATGCAGAAGGCGGCGCACCTCTACGACGCCGGCGACGACATGGGCGCGGGCGAGGCCGCCAACATGGCCAAGTACGCGGCCGCCGAGGCCGCCGTCCACGCCGTCGACCAGGCCGTCCACACCCTCGGCGGCAACGGCCTCACCCAGGAGTACGGCCTCGCCTCCCTGATCACCGCCGCCCGGGTGGCACGGATCGCCCCGGTCAGCCGCGAAATGATCCTCAACTACATCTCACACCAGTCACTGGGCCTGCCCAAGTCGTACTGA
- a CDS encoding glycosyltransferase has protein sequence MSDFFNAFEMGPVSERGPKAVAPEVFRGIYAMPVFVTVPTSDLAASTDFWVRGFGFIELFSIPGQVVHLRRWAFQDVLLVPAEAGAEVPEVPTMSVSFLCVLSEIDPLVEACSELVPGSVTGPRDTPWRTRDVEVITPEGARVVFTAAQEFDPDSQEAHDLASVGVFAPGSEEGGHNGVHG, from the coding sequence ATGAGCGATTTCTTCAACGCATTCGAAATGGGCCCCGTATCCGAGCGTGGGCCGAAGGCGGTTGCACCAGAGGTGTTCCGCGGCATCTACGCGATGCCGGTGTTCGTGACGGTTCCGACGTCGGACTTGGCGGCGTCGACGGATTTCTGGGTGCGAGGGTTCGGCTTCATCGAACTGTTCAGCATCCCGGGGCAGGTGGTCCACCTGCGCCGGTGGGCGTTCCAGGATGTCCTGCTCGTTCCTGCGGAGGCCGGTGCCGAGGTGCCCGAAGTGCCGACGATGAGTGTGAGCTTCTTATGCGTGCTGAGCGAGATCGATCCCCTCGTCGAGGCGTGTTCGGAGCTCGTGCCGGGCAGCGTGACGGGGCCGCGGGATACGCCGTGGCGTACTCGTGACGTCGAGGTGATCACCCCCGAGGGCGCGCGGGTCGTGTTCACCGCGGCGCAGGAGTTCGATCCTGACAGCCAGGAAGCGCATGATCTCGCCTCGGTCGGAGTCTTCGCCCCGGGATCGGAGGAGGGGGGCCACAATGGTGTCCATGGTTGA
- a CDS encoding MerR family transcriptional regulator yields the protein MVERERDSRDGVTVGAAAELVGVTVRTLHHWDEIGLAAPSVRTTAGYRQYTDADLQRLHRIVAYREAGLGLDAVREVLDDATADIGATLREQRAQLAERIQDLQQLDERLERMTEAHERGILLNDEAQSEIFGADWDAHRSRQARTVWGNSAQWAQFAERSASRTREQWQSLSAAMSTLQLDLGNALDQGFLPGGPEANALVERHREVFSHFFPLTRQMQVCLGRMFESDPGFSAHYDGIRAGLASWFRQSIDECARAHGIDPETATWQ from the coding sequence ATGGTTGAACGCGAGCGCGACAGCCGTGACGGCGTCACGGTGGGCGCGGCCGCTGAGCTGGTGGGGGTGACCGTCCGCACGCTTCATCATTGGGACGAGATCGGCTTGGCGGCGCCGTCCGTGCGCACCACCGCCGGCTATCGCCAGTACACCGACGCGGACCTGCAACGGCTGCATCGAATCGTCGCATACCGGGAGGCCGGTCTCGGGCTGGACGCGGTGCGCGAGGTTCTCGATGACGCGACGGCGGACATCGGCGCTACCTTGCGTGAGCAGCGTGCCCAGCTCGCCGAGCGCATCCAGGACCTGCAGCAGCTCGACGAGCGCCTGGAACGGATGACCGAGGCGCACGAGCGGGGCATCCTCCTCAACGATGAAGCGCAGTCGGAGATCTTCGGGGCGGACTGGGACGCCCATCGATCCCGGCAGGCCCGCACCGTGTGGGGGAATTCTGCGCAATGGGCGCAGTTCGCCGAGCGGTCCGCTTCCCGCACACGGGAGCAATGGCAGTCGCTCTCCGCGGCGATGTCCACGCTGCAGCTCGATCTGGGCAACGCCCTCGATCAGGGCTTCCTTCCGGGCGGCCCGGAAGCGAACGCGCTCGTCGAACGCCACCGCGAAGTATTTTCCCATTTCTTCCCGCTCACGCGACAGATGCAGGTGTGCCTGGGGAGAATGTTCGAGTCCGACCCTGGCTTCTCTGCCCACTACGACGGAATCCGGGCCGGGCTGGCCTCCTGGTTCCGGCAAAGCATCGACGAGTGCGCTCGCGCTCACGGGATCGACCCCGAGACAGCCACCTGGCAGTGA